The following coding sequences lie in one Cydia strobilella chromosome 16, ilCydStro3.1, whole genome shotgun sequence genomic window:
- the LOC134748185 gene encoding dynein regulatory complex protein 11, with protein sequence MSNKTYNDLLCETSEIIGEATQADEAVFALGEAEKTQLHPHLSELRVRYTVLVRHLDNVYDQLLQPQKRFIVKRLLEACLGRLIEIKHDLVELHLSDYTFDADEVLQRLQVTPSEAEPCIPQYFIREREEEVESRHQFIIDTLRKLGYEPPKPQALVLTEQQAVIVIQSHERARQGRLRGQFMKEIRLLKEKGRDQKGEMSPSAATAIQRVWRGFIARRTTKKRKQEEMLLIGMELPPYTESVAIKKSEEIKEYRRNLQKKREKEYHNALVTIEEQLRKQHGVRLNEQIGAELRRYISEYFERTGRFPDLPSEESGGSRAMFSRQGTSPDSTISKSSPVSSKESKKSKESKDKKNGKAEDNKNKDEEADLQMFKCSTSNFLQDIISANEEFEDIWKFKEDADNPHERYYKDMIEREKMGKIEQEIRNIVDEMMRNELEQLQAAFDRDRAHKGKKAKKPQKKVRRGGKKSKKKKEKDLTPDRTTESLFEELVSNGIIRPYPVCKIDDYIGEKSFVGAEWRNEGREPMPCLGDIRQLIKEYCILPLGSEHVRTHAPLVRSVLLSGPAGSGKKMLVHSICSEVGGVLFDLSPANIVGKYPGKSGLIMLIHLVVKVSRLLQPSVIWMDDAEKPFVKKIPKTDKTDPKRLKKDLAKIIKGICPEDRVLFVGTSRCPWEAEQKLLFQCYSKVIQIPRADYGSISLMWRTQLHRAGALSPRLDLSSLARVSDSYTIGTLLSALDALLTTKRRLQLRVRALTAHEIAVQLSTREPVYAEQDASAEAWWSKTPLERRRQKALQRIEELEREAEEKAKAV encoded by the exons atgtcaaataaaacgTACAATGATTTACTATGCGAAACATCAGAAATCATTGGCGAGGCAACGCAGGCCGACGAGGCAGTGTTCGCACTAGGCGAGGCAGAGAAAACTCAGCTGCATCCCCATCTGTCCGAGCTCAGAGTGAGGTATACGGTACTCGTGCGCCATTTGGATAACGTGTACGACCAGTTGTTGCAACCTCAGAAGAGGTTCATAGTGAAGAGGCTACTCGAGGCGTGTTTGGGAAGGCTGATTGAAATCAAACATGATTTAGTGGAGTTGCATTTGTCCGATTATACGTTTGATGCAGATGAG GTTTTGCAAAGACTCCAAGTAACCCCAAGTGAAGCAGAGCCATGTATCCCTCAATACTTCATAAGAGAAAGAGAGGAAGAGGTGGAAAGTCGACATCAGTTTATCATAGATACTTTGAGGAAATTGGGCTATGAGCCTCCGAAGCCTCAAGCGTTGGTACTGACGGAACAGCAGGCGGTGATCGTTATTCAGAGCCATGAGAGAGCTAGGCAGGGACGATTGAG AGGACAGTTCATGAAAGAGATCCGTTTATTGAAAGAGAAAGGAAGAGACCAGAAAGGTGAAATGTCTCCATCAGCTGCCACAGCTATACAGCGCGTGTGGAGAGGTTTCATAGCAAGAAGAACAACGAAGAAGAGGAAACAAGAAGAAATGCTTCTTATTGGCATGGAATTACCGCCTTATACAGAATCTGTAGCAATAAAGAAGTCTGAAGAA ATAAAAGAATACCGACGGAACCTGCAAAAAAAACGAGAAAAGGAATATCATAATGCTCTAGTGACAATCGAAGAACAGCTAAGAAAACAACATGGCGTAAGACTTAATGAGCAAATAGGGGCCGAGTTAAGGAGGTATATTTCGGAGTATTTTGAGAGGACTGGAAGATTTCCAGATCTTCCGTCAGAAGAAAGTGGTGGAAGTCGAGCCATGTTTAGTAGACAAG GCACGAGTCCTGATAGTACGATCAGTAAATCTTCACCGGTATCATCTAAGGaatcgaaaaaaagtaaagaaagtAAAGACAAGAAAAATGGAAAGGCTGAAGACAACAAGAATAAAGATGAGGAAGCAGATTTACAAATGTTCAAGTGCAGTACCTCGAACTTTTTACAAGACATCATTAGTGCCAATGAAGA ATTTGAAGATATATGGAAATTTAAAGAGGATGCTGACAATCCGCATGAAAGATATTACAAGGACATGATAGAAAGAGAAAAGATGGGTAAAATTGAACAAGAAATAAGAAACATAGTAGATGAAATGATGCGTAATGAACTCGAGCAGTTACAAGCTGCGTTTGACAGAGATAGAGCTCACAAAGGTAAAAAGGCGAAGAAACCTCAAAAGAag GTCCGACGTGGAGGAAAGAAGAGCaaaaagaaaaaggaaaaaGATTTAACACCAGACAGAACCACAGAATCATTGTTTGAAGAACTAGTATCAAATGGCATTATCCGTCCGTATCCAGTTTGTAAAATAGATGACTATATTGGCGAAAAATCCTTCGTTGGAGCCGAATGGAGGAACGAAGGCCGAGAGCCTATGCCTTGTCTGGGGGATATAAGGCAGTTAATAAAAGAGTATTGTATTCTGCCTCTTGGTTCAGAGCACGTTCGAACTCATGCACCGTTAGTGCGATCGGTTTTATTGTCTG GTCCAGCAGGCAGCGGAAAGAAGATGTTAGTCCATTCAATCTGTAGTGAAGTGGGAGGGGTCCTATTTGACTTGTCCCCAGCTAATATAGTTGGCAAGTATCCTGGCAAATCAGGGCTTATAATGTTGATACATTTAGTCGTTAAAGTATCGCGGCTACTTCAGCCATCTGTGATTTGGATGGATGACGCTGAAAAGCCATTTGTTAAGAAGATACCGAAGACGGACAAAACTGATCCCAAGCGGCTAAAGAAGGATTtggctaaaataataaaag GAATTTGCCCAGAAGATCGCGTCTTATTCGTCGGCACCTCGCGTTGTCCCTGGGAGGCAGAACAGAAGCTCCTCTTCCAGTGCTATTCGAAGGTCATCCAAATCCCTAGGGCTGACTATGGCAGTATATCCCTCATGTGGAGAACGCAGCTTCACAGAGCTGGGGCCTTGTCACCTAGACTGGATCTCTCTAGTTTGGCTAGAGTATCGGATTCGTACACTATTG GGACACTGCTGTCAGCTTTAGACGCATTATTGACCACAAAGAGAAGGTTACAACTGCGCGTGCGCGCTTTAACCGCTCATGAAATCGCCGTACAGTTGAGCACACGGGAACCTGTGTATGCTGAACAA gATGCCTCGGCAGAAGCTTGGTGGTCTAAAACCCCTCTAGAAAGGAGACGACAAAAGGCTTTGCAAAGAATTGAGGAGCTTGAACGTGAAGCCGAGGAAAAAGCAAAAGCTGTGTAA